The following are from one region of the Polaribacter marinaquae genome:
- a CDS encoding NADPH-dependent FMN reductase produces the protein MKKILAFAGSTSSTSINKQLVTFAAENLENSTFDVIDLATFKVPVYSEDEEKNGFPEDIKSFTTSLDSYDGFIVSLAEHNGSYAAAFKNIFDWSSRINVKVFRDKPLLLMATSPGGMGGQFVLSAGEQRFSRHGASDIVTFSLPSFYDNFKDGKITGEDLLIALKEQVNTFEKLVNEQ, from the coding sequence ATGAAAAAAATATTAGCATTTGCAGGTAGTACAAGTTCTACATCAATAAATAAACAGTTAGTTACTTTTGCAGCAGAAAATTTAGAAAACTCTACTTTTGATGTAATCGATTTAGCAACTTTTAAAGTACCTGTTTATAGTGAAGACGAAGAAAAAAATGGTTTTCCAGAAGATATTAAAAGCTTTACAACTAGCTTAGATAGTTATGATGGATTTATAGTTTCTTTAGCAGAGCATAATGGTTCTTACGCCGCTGCTTTTAAAAATATTTTCGATTGGAGTTCTAGAATAAATGTAAAAGTATTTAGAGATAAACCATTATTATTAATGGCAACGTCACCAGGCGGAATGGGCGGTCAATTTGTGTTAAGTGCCGGTGAACAAAGATTTTCTAGACACGGTGCTAGTGATATTGTTACTTTTTCTTTACCAAGTTTTTACGATAATTTTAAAGATGGTAAAATTACAGGAGAAGATCTTCTAATCGCATTAAAAGAACAAGTAAACACTTTTGAAAAATTAGTTAATGAGCAATAA
- a CDS encoding OsmC family protein, producing the protein MTNSKVTLSNKNYLAEAKARNHFLTLDEPVVDGGDDNGPTPVEYLLTAIGGCVAMTLRMYSERKGWDVGEIDVKVTQVIENNEKFLTEEISFEKEITDDQQKRLLVIAGKCPVAKMVKGETRIDSKII; encoded by the coding sequence ATGACAAACTCTAAAGTTACTTTATCAAATAAAAATTATTTAGCAGAAGCAAAAGCTAGAAATCATTTTTTAACTCTAGATGAACCTGTTGTTGATGGAGGAGATGATAACGGACCAACACCCGTAGAATATTTACTAACTGCAATTGGTGGTTGTGTAGCCATGACTTTAAGAATGTATTCTGAAAGAAAAGGTTGGGATGTAGGTGAGATTGATGTAAAAGTTACGCAGGTAATAGAAAATAATGAGAAATTTTTAACAGAAGAAATCTCTTTTGAAAAAGAAATTACAGATGATCAACAAAAGAGATTACTAGTAATTGCAGGAAAATGTCCGGTAGCAAAAATGGTTAAAGGAGAAACAAGAATAGATTCAAAAATTATTTAA